The Terriglobia bacterium genome has a window encoding:
- the amrB gene encoding AmmeMemoRadiSam system protein B — translation MQPMILRRPKTWDKIVVSAYNRRGDLIVVTKILCFVFGLMLVSAARSIPQIPMESVLSRVAVPSEGDLRGLVDVVGFPRRADQMDFIGKTCEDLERNAIKANQKRYALTDTSALVCGVCPHDDYMLAGHVYAHVQRYMKARTVILIGNAHWSETFGIRNQLIFGDFKRWRGPYDPVKVSSAQDTIIAKLPADSYGINRKLVETEHSLEAEIPYLQYYNRKVEIIPILIPFSDWSTLDRLGRDLAQAVTDIARKNNWRLGTDLAVLCSTDGQHYGDYGWSYYDYHPFGCDADGYRKALALDRRMISGFLVGQASSDRVHGLFSMLVDEGDISRYKVTWCGRFAAPFGINFALHLARMMENRNLTGHLMRTGSSLSDPWLPLKEYDLGATSDSNLHHFVTYFSLGFK, via the coding sequence TTGCAGCCAATGATCTTGCGGCGCCCGAAGACGTGGGATAAGATCGTCGTGTCTGCATACAACCGGCGAGGTGATTTGATTGTGGTGACCAAAATCCTCTGCTTTGTTTTCGGCCTGATGCTGGTATCCGCCGCGAGATCAATTCCTCAGATCCCCATGGAGAGCGTGTTGAGCCGTGTCGCTGTCCCGTCCGAAGGCGACCTGCGCGGCCTCGTGGACGTCGTCGGTTTTCCCCGGCGCGCCGATCAGATGGATTTCATCGGCAAGACCTGCGAGGATCTCGAAAGGAATGCGATCAAAGCCAATCAGAAGCGATATGCATTGACGGACACTAGCGCTCTGGTCTGTGGCGTTTGTCCGCACGATGATTACATGCTTGCGGGACACGTCTATGCTCACGTGCAGCGTTACATGAAAGCCCGAACCGTCATTCTGATCGGGAACGCACACTGGTCGGAAACGTTCGGGATCCGGAACCAGCTGATTTTCGGCGATTTCAAACGGTGGCGAGGCCCTTACGATCCGGTGAAGGTTTCGTCCGCACAGGATACGATCATCGCGAAGCTGCCGGCAGATAGCTATGGCATCAACCGGAAACTCGTGGAAACGGAGCACTCTCTCGAAGCTGAGATACCCTACCTGCAGTATTACAACCGCAAAGTCGAGATCATCCCCATCCTGATTCCCTTTTCGGACTGGAGCACCCTTGACAGGCTTGGCCGGGATCTCGCCCAGGCGGTCACGGACATAGCCCGGAAAAACAATTGGAGGCTCGGCACCGATCTGGCCGTACTCTGCTCCACCGACGGCCAGCATTACGGCGATTATGGCTGGAGCTATTACGATTACCATCCGTTCGGCTGCGATGCCGACGGCTACAGGAAAGCGCTGGCCTTGGACCGCAGGATGATAAGCGGCTTTCTTGTAGGGCAAGCCAGCTCTGACCGTGTGCATGGTCTGTTCTCCATGCTGGTCGACGAGGGCGATATTTCGCGGTACAAGGTCACCTGGTGCGGCCGGTTTGCTGCGCCCTTCGGAATAAACTTCGCGCTTCACCTGGCTCGCATGATGGAGAACAGAAATCTGACTGGGCACCTGATGCGCACGGGCTCCAGCCTGTCCGATCCCTGGCTGCCGCTCAAGGAATATGATCTTGGAGCCACATCGGATTCCAACCTGCACCATTTCGTGACCTACTTTTCACTGGGCTTCAAGTAA